Proteins from a single region of Halalkalicoccus subterraneus:
- the rpl4p gene encoding 50S ribosomal protein L4 — MQATTLDLDGEEAGEIDLPEVFETTYRPDLIKRAVLAAQANRQQDYGADPFSGKRTSAESLGTGRGMARVPRSNGSGRRVPQAVGGRKAHPPKAEKDRTQSINKKERKLATRSAIAATTDAELVAERGHRFVEDVSLPLVVSDEFEELIKTKEVLAFLESVGVADDIERADEGRSVRSGQGKARGRKYKEPKSILFVTSSEAGPSKAARNLAGVDVATARDVNTENLAPGTHPGRLTVWTESAIEEVAGR; from the coding sequence ATGCAAGCAACAACACTCGACCTGGACGGCGAGGAGGCGGGCGAGATCGACCTGCCGGAGGTCTTCGAGACGACCTACCGGCCGGACCTGATCAAGCGCGCCGTGCTGGCCGCCCAGGCAAACAGACAGCAGGACTACGGCGCGGACCCCTTCTCGGGCAAGCGCACCTCGGCCGAGTCGCTCGGTACGGGTCGCGGAATGGCCCGCGTCCCCCGTTCGAACGGGAGCGGCCGGCGCGTGCCACAGGCCGTCGGCGGGCGGAAGGCCCATCCGCCGAAGGCCGAGAAGGACCGCACACAGAGCATCAACAAAAAGGAGCGAAAGCTCGCGACCCGAAGCGCGATCGCCGCGACGACGGACGCCGAGCTCGTCGCCGAGCGAGGCCACCGCTTCGTCGAGGACGTCTCGCTACCGCTGGTCGTCAGCGACGAGTTCGAGGAGCTCATCAAGACCAAGGAGGTCCTCGCGTTCCTCGAAAGCGTCGGCGTGGCCGACGACATCGAGCGCGCCGACGAGGGTCGCTCGGTCCGCTCGGGTCAGGGGAAGGCCCGCGGCCGGAAGTACAAGGAACCCAAGTCGATCCTCTTCGTCACGTCGAGCGAGGCCGGCCCCTCGAAGGCCGCACGCAACCTCGCGGGCGTCGACGTCGCGACCGCGCGTGATGTCAACACTGAGAACCTCGCACCCGGGACGCATCCGGGTCGACTCACGGTCTGGACAGAGAGCGCGATCGAGGAGGTGGCGGGTCGATGA